The following proteins come from a genomic window of Gossypium raimondii isolate GPD5lz chromosome 5, ASM2569854v1, whole genome shotgun sequence:
- the LOC105768838 gene encoding LOW QUALITY PROTEIN: vacuolar protein sorting-associated protein 28 homolog 1 (The sequence of the model RefSeq protein was modified relative to this genomic sequence to represent the inferred CDS: deleted 1 base in 1 codon): MIYIKSFTQMDVKLWHDKWEGEMYKTFVELYAIIKTSEKLGKKAYVRDIVFSSSEYETECQKLICHVPSSKCSAFTYKINRLGTYGVPAIAASATSSAAIVAECVLNFVTAIIDSLKLNMAAVDQVHPLLPDLAASLDKFGILPPDFKGKLKMKEWVSRLSNMEAAP; this comes from the exons atgatatatataaagtCTTTTACCCAAATGGACGTTAAGCTCTGGCACGACAAGTGGGAGGGAGAAATGTATAAAACTTTCGTGGAGTTGTATGCCATTATCAAAACATCTGAGAAGCTTGGGAAGAAGGCTTATGTGAGGGATATTGTTTTCTCATCATCTGAATATGAAACTGAGTGCCAAAAGCTTATTTGCCATGTCCCTAGCAGTAAATGTTCTgcatttacatataaaataaatcgtCTGGGAACCTATGGGGTGCCTGCCATTGCTGCATCTGCTACTTCCTCTGCTGCCATTGTGGCTGAATGCGTGCTGAATTTCGTTACTGCCATCATCGATTCTCTGAAACTCAATATGGCGGCAGTTGATCAAGTGCATCCTCTGTTGCCTGACCTCGCAGCATCACTTGATAAGTTTGGTATTTTGCCACCTGATTTCAAAGGGAAGTTGAAGATGAAGGAA TGGGTTTCAAGGTTGTCGAACATGGAGGCAGCTCCATGA